The genomic segment TGACAGGCGGATTTCTTCGACGGCAGAGGAATCCGACGTTCAACTCCGTGTCCAACTCTTCTCTGAGTGTAATGGCCGCGCTgcctctgtttgtttacatcGCCAACGATTGGATAAACCGCTCTGCTGCCTTCACGTACTACATGACCCCGTTAAAACCGAAGGGAGCGGAGCGTCGGAAAGTAGGCAACGGGGACGCCTTAGATCACAGCCCGCAGATAAAAGCATTTACTCATTATTTTCTCGACCCCTGAGCTCCCCGGTGGTGGAATTGAAAATTGGACCTAACCAAAACTGAAACCAACACAACaattgtataaaaatggcttctGTTTGCTGACTGTGCGCttgtctcttgttttttgtctgatttCAAAAAAATGGTTTTCTTGTTCTCAGCTCTCTCTCGTAAAAGAGAGCTCAGTCTCAACGACCCTACCTGCTTAGATACAGTTCATATGATTTCCAATAGTATCTGCATCAAAATAAACTTAGGAtgccaaaagtaaaaatgcGTTTCATGCAGAATcaagagacagaagagacaCAACCATTCGTGCTCACAATCAAACCtgattttaatgtctttttttatcctGCTGGGTAGTTTGTGAATTTCCCCCCAGAGATCCATAAATTCTGATCTAAACCTGTTATAAAACATCATCAATAATTTGTTGACTAAATTTTGCATTATTCATTTGAATCggtaaagtacagtacttagGTAATAGTTTCCACCCCCACCTCCCAGATTGTACAAAATTCAGGTACAAGCTTATAAGGCATAGTTAGATTACACATTTCCACTGTACATTCATGTTGCACGAtcttaaagacagaaaaaaagcaaaaaggaaaacacatgctcaaaaaaaaagggatcagAACACATAAACTAAAAGTGAGGCTCCAGCAACATACGTTACATTGAAGAGATTTAGAAAGTAGATTTAGTTCATTCTTCCATCTGCCGCAGTAGTGTCCAAAGTTTGGTTTGAGCTCAGTCCATCTCTTCTCATGAATGTGGAAATTTCCCTTTATAATATCTGTTGTACATAACATAATTTGAAGGTTGGGGAAGTAAAAAGTTTGACTTAGTATTTCACAGTTTTGACTTATcaagaatatttttatttatttcatgcaactttttcattttttccccataatCTTCACAGCTGCAAAGTCTTCAGAACTTGGAGTGGAAACTTCCAAAGGTTCATGAAGGCAGCGCTGTAGTCCGGACTCGGGCGGTTCGCTTCGCTTCGCTTCGGTTCGTTTCGATTCGTTTCGTTTAACTCGTTCACAAACAACACGCATATTAAAGAACTAATTCGGAACTGTGCGTGTTTGTAATGAATAAACATACCAATGATaatcatatttacagtaaacatgACGAGCAGAGACTAAATATCGCGATACTTCATTGCTCCCCTTTCATGTGCGCTATTGGGTTCAGCTAGTTGTCAGCTACGCACCGAGGAAAACTAAGGTAAGTGTTTTTATTAGCACATATAAACGATATTATACATGTGAGCCGATGGTgcacagttttatttacagttttcacaGTAGGAAATTAGAACCCTGAAGTGAAGCTGTAAACTACGTTACGTTACGTTACGTATAGCTTTAGCACGCAGCAGCACGCTAATGCTACTAGCAGTCGATGTATGCTAAAGTAAGCCTCGACTGTTGAGCTTGGCCTTCAGATTAAAAGAAGACTAATTCAATAATGTCGGCTTTTTTATTTATGGAGCTCGACGCATACGTTCATTTACCAAGGGCTCTGAATAAATGATGCGTCACCAGCTTTGAACACGGGGGCGATATCAGCGAGTTAGTGCCGTTAGCTCGGCTGCTAACCCAGCTCAGGTGTGTGCTCTCCTTCATTCAAATGTGTTCGTACAAATTTGCACTAAACTTCAACTTTTCCCAGTGTTTACTCTCCAAATAGTGTTTCACGGTGGAAATACTCCttcagggtatctgcaggtcttgacGACTGCTTTAAGGCCTTTAAAGTTAAAGGCcgttaaaatatttaaatttcactCTTAGAAGtcaaattataaatatataatataatatattataatataatataatattatttatatatatagcaaAAACTGCCGGAAAATCTCCAGAACTATTGTTTCAGACCTCCAAATGTTCTGTAAACTTCACATGTGGTCCTGGAATAAAGAGGTTGTCAATCCGTTTTCTTATGCTTATCGAGGTACAGGTCGTGTTTAATGAAAATTCAGTTACCATTAGGAATTATTGCTATATACAACGGGGcagaaatgtgatataaatgtcaataaattcattCACTTGGTAATTATTCTATTCCCGTGACTCTGGGGAAAAAGGTGCAAAACTTCATCctgtgtggtttttaaaaagtcttggatttaacttggtgaacctgcagaaaccctgccAGTGTACTTATCAACCATCGTTTCTTTATGAGAACTACAAAGTCTTATACACGGTAAAACTGTCTTGTATTGGTCCAGTTCTCCCCCTCCTTCCAAGACTCTCGAGAACGTTATTCTTACCCCATCTGCATACAAATTTGAAGTAGTTAATAAAGTGAGGTGGGGGGGGCACAACTCTTCCTTCACATCTTTTATTAAAGTGACTGTCAGCTGCTAACAAACTGATTCATATAGAGGTTTATTATATTAATCACATCTTTGATGTTTTGAACTGATTCCAgagtttctcctttttcactGAGGATGTTtccatcactctctctgtctacattagttcattttcttcctccttgTCTGCGGTGaattttctgtctcctttcctAGCCTTCTTTAATTGCCTCTCATGTCCCAGTAATTACAACTTACCTCTGCTCAGGTGACTGTTAATGAATCAgtcattttcttccatttacGTGCCTCTGTGGCTTAGTGCCTCTCCACTGGCGTCTGTTTTCATAGTGGAGACAGCGTTTGAAGAGTGTCTCTACCTCCTTGTGTTTCAGCAGAAATAAGACATTCtccagaggaagaggagttcCCCTCCACTTTGACCAAGTTTACTCTTTGCACAAGAAATTAAGTGACGTTAACTTCCCCCAGTCCTTAAAAAATAGACACTTTTTTAGTGGCCTGCTTCATTCTTTATCTTGACTCATCTGTACTGAGGCGTTTTGAAGCCGGAGAGCAGCTCCACTTTGTGACGTCATGTCTCAGAAGTCGCAGTCAGATGGTGGTCAGAAACACTTCGCTGTGGGTCGGGGGCTCCTGGCCGCTGCAGAGACCTTGAACTTCAGCATGAACGAACAGCGATCCAGCCGGCAGATGGGGGGCATGTCCGCAGGTGTTGGGGTGGGCGGTGGTGGCGTGGAGGGCCAGGATGGCGGCGCTCAGATGTCCCGGCGTGGTGGCGGCAGCAATCTTGGCAGCACCATGAAGCTGTTTGCCAGTTTGGGGCTGTCGCCCTCTGACCTGGATGCTCTGGCTGAAATCCCCGAGGAGGACATCAGCGTGGAGACGCTGCCGCACATCCTCATGCAGCTCAAGAGCCGCAAGGGGGACACAGGAGAGCGGCGGGGGGCATCCTCCATGTCCTCTGACGCTGCTTATGGAGGAGGCAGGGACAGCTGGGACGACGTACACATAGGGAGGATCGATGGTCCTTCTCTGGGTCAGGGTTCAGCTAGGGCCCAGCCCTCTACAGACTTTGGGTACAGTTCCCTGCAGGACGTCTCCTCCAGCCGGGGCTACAGCTTAAATTACAACAGCAGTGGTGGGGGTGGGAGCAGGGAGAGGCCTTTTTCTGAGCTTTCCCACCACGATTCCTACGGTGGGCTCGGCATGGGGCCGCCATCGTCTGACCCCGTCTTTATGCAGAGGAGGATGGGCTCCCCGTCAAATGGAAAAGTCCAAGACTTCTTGGGAGTCATGCCCCCCATGTTCCCCCATGTGTGCTCTCTTTGTGACTTTGACGTTCATTCCACCATGGTGAGTACCGTccatcctccttcctcttttcctcttggactaactttaaatttttctgtAAGATACCTGAGCTCAGCTCAAGTCTTCTGTCCACATCAGTCAGTGGCAGGTGGTAATCATCCCTCATGTTTTAAGTGACTGGAAGTCCGGTTGCATCGTGTAAATTCCTTGTTTTAGGTCACCTTACAACATGTACTCTATCTTCATTATCTTACACTGACATCCGAATCTCTCCAACATAACACAGTAAGATTTGGGTCTCTTCAGTCGTCTTCCAGCcagttacctttttttaaaaaaaacaagtcaatcCAGAAATTAGTAATGAGACGATCTGATATCATTCAATAAGCGATTCGTTGGATCAAATTCGGCTTTTTTCCAACTTGAACTCCATCAAAACCCAGCCCAAGAAATAAACGAATATTGGCTGCCGTATTGGGCTGTCCTGTGTATTGGTCTGACTCTAATTATCATGATAACGATTTTAACCGTATTGCCAATTCTAGTTACAGTGGGAtgaaaattcacatttcagGTGGTGAAGACAGAACAGATTCACTCACGTCCAGTAACCTGAAGCAGACGtcacctttttttctgaattcagCTCCTTGTCTGTGACccgttttttaaaattttttttaataaagataaGATTTAACCGAGATCCACTGAATActgactttttttattttaataactaaTATTGCAGATGCAGTCGGAGTTTGAATTTGGCTCTTAAATTCTGTATGAGGAAAATATAGACCCAGTCCTTACCTGGCTAAACCACAAAAGTTCAGAATTTTTGTGAACGATTCCTATAACATAGGTCGACTGGGGGAGGAACAGCTTGTTGAGCGTCATTAATTCTCTGTTTGTATCTGTAGGAGTGGAACCAACACACTAACGGACTTCGACATGCTGAAAACAGACGACTGCTCCTCGACATGTGAGTCCCTCAACGGACACTGACACAGTTTGAACATCACTGACGTTCCTCAGAGATGTTGGTACTTTTCTGGAGATGTAATTTTGggtaaatttatttatttttttgctgtgttcAGGTATCCGGAGTGGGACCCTGGTATGTCCTCTGGCAGAgggtaagacacacacacacacacacacacacacacacacacacacacacacacacacacacacacacacactggtggtGTCTTTACTTGGGCCTTGAATGTGCCTTTTACTTTACATGctttgtgtgtcattttaataatcaatatgTAATTGGACATGGTTTTCTAGTGTGTCCAAAATGTCATCATAGCTCCCATTAGCCTGCTGGCTGAAAATGTAAGAAGTGTGTCGGATAAGATTAGTTGGTTTCCTCCACAGTGAAGTGTCTTATTAGCTTtaaagtagtgtgtgtgtgtgtgtgtgtgtgtgtgtgtgtgtgtgtgtgtgtgtgtgtgtgtgtgtgtatgtatgtatagggctgcaactgaccattattttcattattgattaatcgttATTAGTTTGGATTATAAATATCaggaaatattgaaaaatgtacatCCCAGATTCCCAGAGTTCGTGGTGACGTCTTCATGTATCTtgtttatctgaccaacagtttgAAATCCAAAGATCATCAGTTTAATGTCTCTCACAACTAAGAGGTTGAAACcaccattttttaattttatttttatgatatttctCGTATCAAAGTTATAGTTTTGGTAAATTTGACAGCACTAATACTGATTGATCCGCCAGTCGATCAGTGAAGTGTGTGAGGTTTAAGCTTTGAGCTGTTTGTTTCTGAGTGACTTACATCTAAGTCTTTTTGCTCTAGTGGGGGTGTACTGGAGACCTCCAACCTGTCTGCAGGACTGTTGGGACCTGCCCCCTTGTCTTCACCTCAGACAGCAGGAGGGATGCCCTCCAGCTGGGgtaagagacacacagagatcttatataattattaatatcattatcGTTATcatatcatcatttttatttctttgcaaaGAACGAACGTGTCCTACTCCACTGCAGGAATCTGGTTGAATCTGGCCACCATGACTTAGGTTCCAGTAACTTATCTTTACAATTTAAACCAGgagataaatatgaaaaaaagactgGTGAAAGCATGTGATGTTAACATtcagtatgtttgtttttcaggaggaggtggaggaccTGGTATGTCGGGAAAGAACCAGCCAGGACAGAATAAGGTCAGTCTGTGCTCTTCAGTCACATTCAACAGTTATTTATCACTGATCCTGTGGATTCACAACATTTCTGCAGAGCTCAGTAGGTGACAGATGCTTTGACTGAACCTGTGTCCTCAGATTAATCATTAATCCATCAAATAAATCTCATCTAAACTAAAATCTAATTAATGCACTTCACTTATGTCAGCATCAGTTGTTCTTCACCTGGATAGAATGGAAATATTGATAAGGATTCACAAAATCGAAACATGTAAAACAAGAATGTTTGTATCATCTGGTGACGTCTGATCGGTTGTTTTTTAGCACCACTCTGACTGTATTTCTCTAGTAAACGCAAGAAGAGTAATATCAGTCGGTCCTGGTCCCCGTTTCTAGCgttaattcattttttgaatATGTGCAGTAGGGTGTTGAAGCTTAAACAGGGTTGCTATCCAAACACACGTTGCTTAATGCGTTTGAAAATGCTTGTAGTGCTGTAGTGAGAgtaaagtgaagtgaaatgtTGTTCGTCCTCAGTTGAGAAGcagagtggtggtggtgaagtACGACAGGAAGCCTCTCAGCAACAAGACTCTGTTCGCCTTCACCGAGCCGTTCGGCTGCCTGAGGGAGCACCTGGTCCTCAAAAACAAGGTAAAGAAACTGCTAAGCAACAACTTCAAATCGTCTTGTTAAAGCAAACAtgttaaatgtatgtttgtCACAACAGAAGTTTGCTGCATCGCGACAAGGGTTTCAAATTCACCTTCCCGAAAGTCGGAGCGTAGCATTGTCCAGGAATCTCACTGCAGAGGGGACACACCTgaaaaaactttctttttctccttcaggcCTTCTTAGAGATGAACAGTCATGAGGAGGCTCAGGACATGGTGAACTACTACGAGCAGCATCCAGCAGCTCTGTATGGCAAACCCATCACCTTCTACCTGTCCAAGAGGCTGATGGTCATCGAGGTAACAGTTCGCTTTAAGATCAAgatcagaaataaaacaaattatagAGCTGGTCAAACTGCCTCTGAATGCCCTTCAAGCGCTGAGAcagattttttctgtttaaacctCAGAAGGACGAGCGGTCGTCGGACAGGTTGAGAGAAAGACCTGTCAGGGATGTCAAAGGTCACGGCAGCCAGGTGGTTTTCTTCTCCAACCTgcccagagaggaagagaagaagaaggagctgCTGACCATCGCTGGACGCTTTGGCATCGTGGAGAAACACCTTTTTTTAACGGATCAGGTAACCTGGGAGAGAATTTcctggttttctttctttttttttttttcttcacaaagttCAGGACTTAGATTAGATTGGAACTTTATAGCCAGAATTAGACGATGACTTGTGACTTGCAAAACAATGATGTAGTTGCGCGTCAGTATTAGATTAAAGAACTTCgccaaaattaaataaaggaaCCAATTTTCAGGTTAATCATGCTTTTCAGTTGACTTATTGTCAATTCTTAAAATACCAAGATTGCTTGTTTGTATATCCCTTACGTATTTTATGCAAAGGCTGCATTAAATACATACAGTTTGGTTTTCCTCGGTTGTTAGTTTTGTCCACAatattttccccttttaaaaTGACGAAAATCTTGATTACAGGTCTAAATTACATGTAGCTAGTGTTGGTTTGTATTTCTGCACTCGATCAAAGATTGTCAATGAGGTAAAAGAAGCTCCACTCTGTAACACCGCTTTACAATTAGAGTGGACAatgtgttttggtattttcaacCAATCCAACATAGTGCTACGCCTTGTCTCTAGCGAATCGCTTCACGTCAACGTTAAAAGTCACCAGTTTCATATCATACTTTAAGCTGATCAACTTTAGTTTTGAACCAGgaccttcagtatttggaacAAGTAGGTcatgaaaaataaggtgtgtcAGATTTAGTATCTACAGCTGTTgtttcaatgtgtcagatatatatatttaatcaacatCAAGTAAATATACGTATCAGATTGGCAGATGCTCAGTATTGAAGGACTGGGATCTGGGCCAAGAGAACTTGATTAGGACATCTCTACCCAGTTCTAATAAAATCTGGTCTAAAGGTAGATGTACAGTGCTTTTCTCCTGCTCCTGCATCCTGTTAGTGAATTGAAAACTAGCCCATGTAATGTCAGGTTTCCTTTAACTTTAATTCAGACTGATGGATATCAGTATTTTCCTCAGATGTGAGAGGCTGCTGAATCTGTCCGCTTTTCTGTGTGTCCAGGCATTTGTCCAGCTGGGAACCCCGGAGGACGCAGAGATGCTGGTGAAGTATTACAGCGTGAACCCCCTCACCATTAAGGGAAGACCTATACGCCTCAACATCTGCACAAAGTACAAAACGCTCAAGTGAGTACAGAGCTTCATTTCTACACCACCGACAGTCCAGATGCCTTTATTCACCTGTGTTACTGAGAGTCACCTGACATAACAAACTATAACAGAGGAAATACATCAACTTTATAGAAGGTTTTAGCGCTCACCTAAATACTAAGAGAGATCCAGACAAAAAATGTAACGCTTGACTCATCACTTTGAGTTTTTCTGTCTAGGTCAAACCCAGTATTTGGCTGtacgtagttgaaaactgtcgTGGAGCCGCTGCAAACAGCTCCTTTCAGTGGAAAGTAGCTGAAAACTGCTGGAGAAGTCGCTAAATGTCACTAGATGCCGTAATATTCATGACACCATTGTCATATTTGCTTTCTGCCTGGTGTCaactggtttcagccctttacctttttgcttctctcctgctctctgtgttcacatatacagtcatttaatacatCTGAataattcccaataaagctgctctcatctacatgttttaccgtttctgttgtcagacgacggaacaggtatgaaacagtgactgaaacgtggaacattgagacgacatgttaaccagctgtcactTCCCAGACGttttcaagctgctgctgctaaaatcctgtttttataaccacgacgtcgtctgacagatacaccagacacacaagttaaagacgacggctgtgctgtgatttcagctacatttacctgtaaaatgatcggccagagagaaagttagaagtgACACAATACATTCATTTGGTCTCTCATGCAGCCTCCATCAAACATTGCCTAGAGGATATGGATTGTTATTACAGTTCTGAGAGAGCCTGACAAAGGAGACCAGGCCAGTTAACAATGAGGACAACTATAAAGTTTTTACTCACCTCGTTGTTGAGATTTTCAGCCACAGTCAGAAAAATATGGATTCTCACATAGGTGAAGTTTACAGATAGTCTGAGTTATAACTCCctcaaatctgaacacaagACATTATAAATGTCCATACGTTCAGTTATGAAaatgcagaacttcattcagaatcttcatgtttttaagtttccttcagtatcgcagtgatccagtgacagttgtctgtacatccacggctacactgcaacaggagctgatcacagctaATTGAGCAGCTTTTGAttggacagtttgactgaatgaaaacaaataccGGCTTAAAAAAACATGGCTCAGGTTGTAGTTTGCAGCTTGAGTCACCAAATCCATACTTCCTGTTTACGTTCcccaaagaaaaaagattaatgaTAGGAGTAACAAAATCTGTTCTTAACTTTTGTTATGTTGCACTGTcaatatttatttgacatttctaaGTCTAAGACTGTGTCATGTGGTGGCAGTTCTTTCCGTTCCATGTAGTACTAGGAGTCAACTCTTGTCCATCCGCAGGTTTAATTCATCATCTGCAGACGGTCTCAAGCAAACagatcaaaggtcacacagCAATGAGCAAAGAGCACAAAACTTAGGAGAGCGTTTCTACACTTTAGTGAGTACAGAAGGGATGGGTTTTAGTGTAACTGTTCAAAgagataagacacacacacaggaattgTTCCATCGCAGCTGCAGGGATGGAGGCCGTCTCCCTGGCATTATCTTATCTCTGAAGGTAGTACTCAGCGCATTCCATAGATTGATATAACTACAGCATAAAAGGTGAATAGTAAACGGTGAACGgtattaaaattttccattacagTCATCGACATGGTTCTTATAgttcagaaacactgacactCTCCTCTATCCATTCATCTACTGATATTTGACCTGTGctgaaaaccaaataaaatttAAGTCCAAATCTCAAAAATTGACATTGTCACTGCGCACATGACGATTTGTTTTTCGGATTTCTTTTTCAGATCTGtataatctttatttaatcATGTAATCCCATTGAGGTCAAGATCTGATTTGTTCAAGAGACAAGAGTACAGCAGAGATAAATACTagtaatacagaaataaaagcaaccagacaaaacaaaaggacaaatgcaaacaaaaaggACATAGTCATACGTAACAAAAGCACATAAAACAATGAGACAGTCACAGACATCACTACAGATTTGTagtgaaatttaaaatcagCCTGTGGTATGAGTCGTTCAACTTCTAAAATCCTCtgtaattaatttcatttatgaAGAGCAAAGTAGTGAAGCAGTCTGTCCAAGTTCAGTATTTACGGCAGGCGTAACTAGACTTAATCAGATCTGAGATCTGCTCTGCTGAACAGTGGTTTTAAATCAGAAGAGAAGTGATAAACCGAGGCCGCTTCATGAAATAAAACGATGTTATGTAAATGGAAGTTTTGTATTTACCCATGGATTAAGATAGTAATAGTAGTTTAACACCAAACTCTGgcatttctctctttgtttcagtgtgaaCCGGAGACAGGGTGGATCCGCTGGAGACGGTCGAGGCCAGAGGAGCGGCGGAACAAACGCCGCCTCCTCCACTTCTGGAACCAGGACCTCCTCCAACTCCAGAGCCTCCTCGTTTAAATCCTCGTCCAGCTCCAAGcccaaagaggaggagaagaaggaggaggagaacaaagCAAAGGCTGAAGAGAAACCTGCcacagatgaggaggaggtttCTGGAGTAATGGAGGGGGAGGacggaggggaggagggggaggagggaggggagaaggaCGGCGCCCAGCAGGTAACCGATGGAGATGCAAAGGGGGAGGAGCCAGAGAGAGCAGAGTCCGTGAAGGACGCAGTGGAGGAGTCTTCAGGAGATGTTCATGGGCGGCAGGTGAGGAAacactgaacagaaacacaaaaacatgaaggaTTAAACTGAAAAGGATCTCTGAAAGATTAACGAGTGAGATGTTGGCAGGGTCCTGATGGTGGTGATGTCACTGACACACCTGGACGTGTGGGCGGGGCTGAAGGTGAGGCCAAGCAGTGGGCGGATTCAGAGGGACAAACGGAACCAACAGAGACTGAGGCCTCGACTGAAGAACACGAGAACAAAGATGAACCGACCACAGAACTAGGAGAGAGTTCAGAGACTGCGGAGGGAGACCTGCCTGCAGACATGGTGAGACAGGGTTTGACACAGAAATAggctctgggttttttttttttttttttttgggagcaCTTTAATGGTACAGTCAGTGATTCTAATCCAACACACTGTTTTGTCATTGTGAATATCTCCTCACGGtgtctgctggaaaaaaaacatcaaaagcgTCATCGGGGTCATCAGGTGGGCAGCCTCCTTCACAGTGTTTCAATCATAGACCCATGACATCTCCAGAGGGCTCACAGGCAACACCTGGGGTCTCAGGTGCAccgcacccccccccccctcgtgcCGGTCCTGTTCTGATGCAGTTGATGATGTCCCGGGTCCAGGTGGTGTCTTTTCTCTTAATCCACACCCACCGTCTTTCCTGTTCGGCAGCACTAGAGAGGGCTTTCATGGATTGACATTGGGCTTGGCCTCGGACTGCCATGTTCTGAAGCAGCCTAGTAGTCGACTTGCCTACGAAGCCTCTGCAGCCAACTTCGACTGGGCAAACCTTAGCTTTCCAGCAATGTTGTTCAGCATCGGCTGCCAGCTCGGTGTACTTAAGTGACTTGCGTTCTTAGGCCTCTTCAACTGCATCCTCCCAGGGCAGAGAAAGCTCTTTGATGTAGAAGGTGCGAAGTGAGGAGGACCAAAGCACGAGGTCTGGTCTGAGGCTTGTAGTGGCGATCCCAGGTGGAAAGCATAGCCTCTGAT from the Xiphias gladius isolate SHS-SW01 ecotype Sanya breed wild chromosome 23, ASM1685928v1, whole genome shotgun sequence genome contains:
- the matr3l1.2 gene encoding matrin 3-like 1.2 isoform X1 codes for the protein MSQKSQSDGGQKHFAVGRGLLAAAETLNFSMNEQRSSRQMGGMSAGVGVGGGGVEGQDGGAQMSRRGGGSNLGSTMKLFASLGLSPSDLDALAEIPEEDISVETLPHILMQLKSRKGDTGERRGASSMSSDAAYGGGRDSWDDVHIGRIDGPSLGQGSARAQPSTDFGYSSLQDVSSSRGYSLNYNSSGGGGSRERPFSELSHHDSYGGLGMGPPSSDPVFMQRRMGSPSNGKVQDFLGVMPPMFPHVCSLCDFDVHSTMEWNQHTNGLRHAENRRLLLDMYPEWDPGMSSGRGGGVLETSNLSAGLLGPAPLSSPQTAGGMPSSWGGGGGPGMSGKNQPGQNKLRSRVVVVKYDRKPLSNKTLFAFTEPFGCLREHLVLKNKAFLEMNSHEEAQDMVNYYEQHPAALYGKPITFYLSKRLMVIEKDERSSDRLRERPVRDVKGHGSQVVFFSNLPREEEKKKELLTIAGRFGIVEKHLFLTDQAFVQLGTPEDAEMLVKYYSVNPLTIKGRPIRLNICTKYKTLNVNRRQGGSAGDGRGQRSGGTNAASSTSGTRTSSNSRASSFKSSSSSKPKEEEKKEEENKAKAEEKPATDEEEVSGVMEGEDGGEEGEEGGEKDGAQQVTDGDAKGEEPERAESVKDAVEESSGDVHGRQGPDGGDVTDTPGRVGGAEGEAKQWADSEGQTEPTETEASTEEHENKDEPTTELGESSETAEGDLPADMFQQDFLENMEDFVTLDELAEEEDEELGDSDTIDNTRRGGMRVVNIVGFRRGYNFLNELLGLAKPFGKVVKHLVLDLRPEAYLQFATEEEARAMAKFYNSNVTASVCGRPVRVSHSMTYPTIQCGSSRVVYVGQIPSSKYSDDAVLKLAEPFGKVRKYFLNRIKRECFIEMDKAEDAEKMAEECKANPPKFNGKRLTVYVSRKYRQLKHGHRCPTVKRENSGTATKSSKHPEEPPAKKSKEEKEGEEEKVKEEEEKREEEKDNKEEEEMQSSDASSGEEKKEENSERNPEVSDPKLKSCEDLQEVKQEEQVEEMETSTNQNGQTEAPPPAENKPGVASLPLPPYDPDAPLGVEHVKMGYYCRVCFLFYSNEDTAKKTHCSSQMHYDKLQGKSKQKEIHTTVKERSSEIKESKHPQAGRSEISGEGTEQSREEEREEDVVVKTPWEVSLFIFLLV
- the matr3l1.2 gene encoding matrin 3-like 1.2 isoform X2; the protein is MSQKSQSDGGQKHFAVGRGLLAAAETLNFSMNEQRSSRQMGGMSAGVGVGGGGVEGQDGGAQMSRRGGGSNLGSTMKLFASLGLSPSDLDALAEIPEEDISVETLPHILMQLKSRKGDTGERRGASSMSSDAAYGGGRDSWDDVHIGRIDGPSLGQGSARAQPSTDFGYSSLQDVSSSRGYSLNYNSSGGGGSRERPFSELSHHDSYGGLGMGPPSSDPVFMQRRMGSPSNGKVQDFLGVMPPMFPHVCSLCDFDVHSTMEWNQHTNGLRHAENRRLLLDMYPEWDPGMSSGRGGGVLETSNLSAGLLGPAPLSSPQTAGGMPSSWGGGGGPGMSGKNQPGQNKLRSRVVVVKYDRKPLSNKTLFAFTEPFGCLREHLVLKNKAFLEMNSHEEAQDMVNYYEQHPAALYGKPITFYLSKRLMVIEKDERSSDRLRERPVRDVKGHGSQVVFFSNLPREEEKKKELLTIAGRFGIVEKHLFLTDQAFVQLGTPEDAEMLVKYYSVNPLTIKGRPIRLNICTKYKTLNVNRRQGGSAGDGRGQRSGGTNAASSTSGTRTSSNSRASSFKSSSSSKPKEEEKKEEENKAKAEEKPATDEEEVSGVMEGEDGGEEGEEGGEKDGAQQVTDGDAKGEEPERAESVKDAVEESSGDVHGRQGPDGGDVTDTPGRVGGAEGEAKQWADSEGQTEPTETEASTEEHENKDEPTTELGESSETAEGDLPADMFQQDFLENMEDFVTLDELAEEEDEELGDSDTIDNTRRGGMRVVNIVGFRRGYNFLNELLGLAKPFGKVVKHLVLDLRPEAYLQFATEEEARAMAKFYNSNVTASVCGRPVRVSHSMTYPTIQCGSSRVVYVGQIPSSKYSDDAVLKLAEPFGKVRKYFLNRIKRECFIEMDKAEDAEKMAEECKANPPKFNGKRLTVYVSRKYRQLKHGHRCPTVKRENSGTATKSSKHPEEPPAKKSKEEKEGEEEKVKEEEEKREEEKDNKEEEEMQSSDASSGEEKKEENSERNPEVSDPKLKSCEDLQEVKQEEQVEEMETSTNQNGQTEAPPPAENKPGVASLPLPPYDPDAPLGVEHVKMGYYCRVCFLFYSNEDTAKKTHCSSQMHYDKLQKYLEKEQSKAEKKKGKKTSS